A genomic window from Plasmodium reichenowi strain SY57 chromosome 6, whole genome shotgun sequence includes:
- a CDS encoding hypothetical protein (conserved Plasmodium protein, unknown function) produces the protein MRKRAVKRFLFLFIVYGIFFSLRPILMINTIVDVSLIGDDLFDNIFKPDIPYMGNHLTFNENNKSNKRKKRNNDVMIDDIFLLTTMLSQILPSSFSIYPLNLTNETLTTNNNDFNNFLDLINIYDADINQTITNHLNKIQPIKGCEDDIKNNNCDKDVLTCITLKKNKLSESCKKSLSNSLLYSCIDDILTYCKDYSKFSKVHKCLKTNFYHLKDQCLNILSYYEDIMQKLHKMKSIPYDKQEHLFLEKGEKKKNNSQNENIKNSSNNNVYNLKSATPINNNNNNNKYNILNHSNEQKIPTMAENLRKTYGHYIFPTMDFNYLFDFNSFNFTNKYTLYVFEILFISLLLYILIIYIKKFYMQDTPNFTTNKPKTKLAQL, from the coding sequence ATGAGAAAAAGAGCAGTGAAAAGGTTtcttttcttatttattgtttatggaatatttttttcgtTACGTCCTATATTAATGATCAACACCATTGTAGATGTATCGTTAATTGGTGATGACCtttttgataatattttcaaacCAGACATTCCATATATGGGAAATCATTTGACATTTAATgagaataataaatcaaataaaCGAAAAAAGAGAAATAATGATGTTATGATagatgatatatttttactaACAACTATGTTATCACAAATTCTGCCATCCAGTTTTTCTATATATCCCTTGAATTTAACAAACGAAACCTTAACaactaataataatgatttcAACAATTTTCTTGATTtgattaatatatatgatgcTGATATAAATCAAACAATAACTaatcatttaaataaaatacaacCAATAAAAGGATGTGAAGatgatattaaaaataataattgtgATAAAGATGTATTAACGTGTAttacattaaaaaaaaataaattatccGAAAGTTGTAAAAAATCCTTGAGTAActcattattatattcttgCATTGATGATATCCTTACTTATTGTAAAGACTATTCAAAATTTTCAAAAGTACACAAATGCTTAAAAACTAATTTCTATCATTTAAAAGATCAAtgtttaaatattttaagCTACTATGAAGATATTATGCAAAAGTTAcataaaatgaaaagtATACCATATGATAAACAAGAACATCTTTTTTTAGAAAaaggagaaaaaaaaaaaaacaattcACAAAAcgaaaatattaaaaatagtagtaataataatgtgtATAACTTAAAATCAGCAACTCCtataaataacaataacaataataataaatataatatcttaAATCATTCtaatgaacaaaaaataCCTACTATGGCAGAAAATTTAAGAAAAACCTACGgacattatatattcccAACTATGGATTTTAACTATTTGTTTGACTTTAATTCATTCAattttacaaataaatataccCTCTATGTATTCgaaattttatttatttcattattattatatattctcattatatatattaaaaagttCTATATGCAAGATACACCAAATTTTACTACAAATAAACCCAAAACTAAACTAGCACAactataa
- a CDS encoding microtubule-associated protein ytm1-like protein encodes MSEKNKGKKKKNSLSDKMKNEISSVDEEIDFENESDDYGNNDEFYEDDDLIDDDENNFEDDDVVVHNNRNDNCEKEIQICFFTNIENEKYKIDSSTYTVPVTFKRIDLSRMVKKLLDIEDNVSFEFLINKKILRTTIEEFIRDHNILSENVIEIEYSISLRKRESKNIDKICEWIFELITIDNKLYCSTFDGTLLYYDMLNFKKIYEKKVIDNMPVYSYNIYKSKKLHNELIYNESVVGLTNGSIKVFLNEEKEKEIITRNELYLGNHIDMIKCISFNKDYSMLLSAGNDNKINIFDNNYIINELLNDLTNEHNTNKRKKKSVVFPKKCIHNDSGMITSLKFFDNIKFLSTGLDKNIKIYDLTSSYVSCSYSYNKSIICSDILNNDLFITADEHSMIKLFDVRNTNEKPVLSLNENKYHMHDKIITSLKTNKNEIYFLSSSHDGYTNIYDIRLNNLPVYTFQSDEKSKILSSTWFYNDEHNCVVNAEENNLILHIF; translated from the coding sequence ATGagtgaaaaaaataagggaaagaaaaaaaaaaattctttatctgataaaatgaaaaatgaaatttCTTCTGTAGATGAAGAAATTGATTTTGAAAATGAGAGTGACGATTATGgtaataatgatgaattCTATGAAGATGATGATTTGATAGATGATGAcgaaaataattttgagGATGACGATGTTGTTGTTCATAATAATCGAAATGATAATTGTGAGAAAGAGATTCAGATATgtttttttacaaatatagagaatgaaaaatataaaatcgATAGTAGTACTTATACCGTTCCTGTTACTTTTAAAAGAATAGATTTATCAAGAATGgtaaagaaattattagATATTGAAGATAATGTGTCCTTtgaatttttaataaataaaaagatattaaGAACAACTATAGAAGAATTTATACGTGATCATAATATACTATCAGAAAATGTTATAGAAATTGAATATAGTATATCTTTAAGAAAAAGGGAAAGTAAGAATATTGATAAAATTTGTGAATGGATATTTGAATTAATTACGattgataataaattatattgtaGTACTTTTGATGGTACCctattatattatgatatgttaaattttaaaaaaatatatgaaaaaaaagtaatagATAATATGCCAgtatattcatataatatatataaaagtaaGAAATTACATAATGAATTGATTTATAACGAATCGGTTGTTGGATTAACAAATGGATCTATAAAAGTATTTTTgaatgaagaaaaagaaaaagaaataataacgagaaatgaattatatttagGTAATCATATAGATATGATTAAATgtatttcatttaataaagaTTATTCTATGTTATTAAGTGCCGggaatgataataaaattaatatatttgataataattatattataaatgaattattaaatgatttaacaaatgaacataatactaataaacgaaaaaaaaaatctgttgtttttccaaaaaaatgtatacataACGATTCGGGTATGATAACatcattaaaattttttgataatataaaatttttatctaCAGGattagataaaaatataaaaatctATGATTTAACATCATCCTATGTATCTTGTTcttattcatataataaatctATTATATGTAGTGATATATTGAATAACGATTTGTTTATTACTGCTGATGAGCATTCTATGattaaattatttgatGTTAGGAATACTAATGAAAAACCCGTTTTGTCcttaaatgaaaataaatatcatatgcatgataaaataataactaGTCTtaaaacaaacaaaaatgaaatatatttcttgtCATCATCACATGATGGTTAtactaatatatatgatattagattaaataatttaccTGTATATACTTTTCAAAGTGATGAAAAATCAAAAATCCTTTCATCAACCTGGttttataatgatgaaCACAATTGTGTAGTGAATGCAGAAGAGAATAATTTAATTCTCCACATTTTTTAg
- a CDS encoding hypothetical protein (conserved Plasmodium protein, unknown function) codes for NYEIDDENDELLQEAIRLSILGSNKREPSSIDCNDSYHDVVRKNFDRITYYLCNSYESTKNKNDVIDNKTFWREIYKNYKNIYIIIRDYMINLTKRNEKMNEEGSDSTSSRDDYDSDDSSDYSNSSSLSCCSLEHIKRTYRNINYTTKDYCRWLRKGHRSKALNDHVYLNYLLKEMKILEDSNSIHNLVFGVNNYKYSNKIDIKKWCNHSISFYDNKNINFGLRQFLSGPCGLISSIQGYIIIILLFNYKYHFLWENNYFNILKTNNDFLNFTNSSKMVYKEGEVGNTKLRNNIYRENNNCMNNNNNNNKQGDDMNVLDSCKEKNDGSGVPLNKEDNNKDNKINKNENNDDINVDKINNNDDYANHLENHEQGDTTHDNKNVDNIIEEKNDVNVNNNDDNNNNDNNDNNDNNNNDNNNNDNINYNNNNNNNNNNINNNNNSNNHNRGNSFSNDEKHKDKMHEEGYDNEFLELVRDNIKDLKYYALVESLAYILYQCTDKSYYVVVFLLPECYDYPYYMNKKNCDENLVRDLKRITIYYKEFNAIKDVVKFYLEHFIIFSSSTGVISFLYSVILTRGLHNVKNDMDDINHPLIGIYGHCSQELVNLLLTGRACSNVFDNNNVINTFCNTDVDISMYEGGNSYMNNFNDSRNSKSWSPTKGSLSYNKNDSLNNNSNNNNNNIILKGINKRPLIGLLTDFEAFKYCEVGNYYKYPIYPIWVISSSNHYTVLFSLNINNSKCTSEELFLEKLNKIWKKYDKENNKYILSHFIPQFIEDLNLKDEFRNLFDGFVNDLDILLYSEFKAFYLQMKQKDINELKNSDPPKEKYFYLYDAQEMPEKSIHYFLLKEVDYDVSHENHLKFFNTRWPNNTVEVLNKSKKVSKYR; via the exons AACTATGAAATTGATGATGAGAATGATGAACTATTACAAGAGGCAATACGGCTTTCCATTTTAGGTTCGAATAAAAGAGAGCCGAGTAGTATCGACTGTAATGATAGTTATCATGACGTAGTTCGAAAGAATTTCGATAGGATAacttattatttatgtaatagTTATGAGAGTACtaagaataaaaatgatgtaATAGATAATAAGACATTTTGGAGAGAGatatataagaattataagaatatatatataataataagagattatatgataaatttAACTAAAAGAAATGAGAAAATGAATGAAGAAGGTAGTGATTCAACATCAAGTAGAGATGACTATGATAGTGATGATTCAAGCGATTATAGTAATTCTTCTTCCTTATCATGTTGTTCTTTAGAACATATTAAGAGAACttatagaaatataaattatacCACCAAGGATTATTGTCGATGGTTAAGAAAGGGCCATCGGAGTAAAGCTTTAAATGATcatgtatatttaaattatttattaaaagaaatgaaaatattagaAGATAGCAATTCTATTCATAACTTAGTTTTTGGTgtgaataattataaatattctaataagatagatataaaaaaatggtGTAATCATAGTATTTCattttatgataataaaaatattaattttgGACTTCGTCAATTTTTAAGTGGCCCATGTGGTCTTATATCAAGTATACAAGGatacattataattattttattatttaattataaatatcattttttatggGAAAATAActattttaatattttaaaaacgAATAACgattttttgaattttaCAAATTCTTCAAAAATGGTGTATAAAGAAGGTGAGGTAGGAAATACCAAATTGaggaataatatatatagagaGAACAATAATtgtatgaataataataataataataataaacaagGGGATGATATGAATGTATTAGATTCATGTAAAGAGAAAAATGATGGATCTGGCGTCCCACtaaataaagaagataacaataaggataataaaattaataaaaatgaaaataatgatgatataaatgttgataaaattaataataatgacgATTACGCTAATCATCTTGAGAATCATGAGCAAGGTGATACTACgcatgataataaaaatgttgataatattattgaagaaaagaatgatgtaaatgttaataataatgatgataataataataatgataataatgataataatgataataataataatgataataataataatgataatattaattacaataataataataataataacaataacaatattaataacaataataatagtaataatcataatagGGGTAATTCTTTTTCAAATGATGAGAAACATAAAGATAAAATGCATGAAGAAGGTTATGATAATGAATTTTTAGAATTAGTACGTGACAATATTAAAgatttaaaatattatgcATTAGTTGAATCTTTagcatatatattatatcagTGTACTGATAAGTCCTATTATGTCgttgtatttttattaccGGAATGCTATGATTATCcttattatatgaataaaaaaaattgtgaTGAAAATTTAGTGAGAgatttaaaaagaattaccatatattataaagaGTTCAATGCTATAAAAGATGTAgtaaaattttatttagagcattttataatattttcaagTTCTACTGGTGTAatatcctttttatattccGTGATATTAACAAGAGGATTGCATAATGTTAAAAATGACATGGATGATATTAATCATCCTTTAATTGGTATATATGGGCATTGTTCACAAGAATTAgttaatttattattaacgGGTAGAGCATGTTCGAATGtttttgataataataatgtaataaatacattttgTAATACTGATGTAGATATAAGTATGTATGAAGGAGGGAATTCgtatatgaataattttaatgatTCCAGAAATTCAAAAAGTTGGAGTCCTACTAAAGGATCcttatcatataataaaaatgatagtcttaataataatagtaataataataataataatataatactaAAAGGTATAAACAAAAGACCATTAATTGGTTTGTTAACTGATTTTGAGGCTTTTAAATATTGTGAAGTTGggaattattataaatatccAATATATCCTATATGGGTAATTAGTAGTTCCAATCATTATACtgtattattttctttaaatattaataactCCAAATGTACAAGTGAGGAGTTATTTTTAGagaaattaaataaaatatggaagaaatatgataaagaaaacaataaatatatattgtcTCATTTTATTCCCCAATTTATTGAAGACTTAAATTTGAAGGATGAATTCCGAAATTTATTTGATGGATTTGTAAATGATTTGGATATTCTATTATATTCAGAATTTAAAGcattttatttacaaatgaagcaaaaagatataaatgaaCTGAAAAATTCTGATCCACcgaaagaaaaatatttctacTTATATGACGCTCAAGAAATGCCTGAAAAGTCGatacattattttcttttgaaGGAAGTGGATTATGACGTTTCGCATGAAAATCACTTGAAATTTTTTAACACAAGGTGGCCAAATAATACAGTGGAGGTATTAAACAAGTCAAAAAAGGTTTCCAAATATAG ataA